From the genome of Aphelocoma coerulescens isolate FSJ_1873_10779 chromosome 26, UR_Acoe_1.0, whole genome shotgun sequence, one region includes:
- the G0S2 gene encoding G0/G1 switch protein 2, with the protein METMHELIPFAKEMLSQKPNRKMIKLYMLGSVLAFFGVVIGLVETVCSPFSSEGRIEEEDKSKPAAPREQRVPPAREGLVLAKGKEPPALHRALVTRHHAS; encoded by the coding sequence ATGGAAACCATGCATGAGCTGATCCCCTTCGCCAAAGAAATGCTCAGCCAGAAGCCCAACAGGAAGATGATCAAGCTGTACATGCTGGGCAGCGTGCTGGCGTTCTTTGGGGTGGTCATCGGGCTGGTGGAGACCGTGTGCAGCCCCTTCAGCTCCGAGGGCAGGatagaggaggaggacaagagCAAGCCCGCGGCGCCCCGGGAGCAGCGGGTCCCGCCGGCAAGGGAGGGTTTGGTGCTGGCCAAGGGCAAGGAGCCGCCGGCGCTGCACAGGGCCCTGGTGACCCGGCACCACGCGTCCtag